The nucleotide window TCGCCATGCGCCCGAAAATAATGCTCTTCGACGAACCCACCTCCGCCCTCGACCCCGAAATGATCAAAGAAGTCCTCGACGTCATGAAAACCCTCGCCCGCGAAGGCATGACCATGGTCGTCGTCACCCACGAAATGGGCTTCGCCCGCGAAGTCGGCGACCGCGTCATCTTCATGGACGAAGGCCGCATAATCGAACAGGGCGCTCCCGAAGAATTCTTCGCCGGCGGCCGCGAACAACGCACCAAAGCCTTCCTCTCGAAAATTCTCTAGCGGCAATAACCACATATCGACAAGGCCATAAATGCACGTGATAAGCGGCCCCGCGGCTCGTTGACACATCTATCCAGGTGTGCTATAGTAGTGGCTGTGGCCATTATTTGGTCCGGTAACAACTGTTAGGAGGAATTCAGCAACATGATCGGCAAAGTCAAATGGTTCAGCGCGGAAAAAGGCTACGGCTTCCTTGAGAGGGAAGACGGCGGCGACGTATTCGTCCACTTCTCCGCCATCCAGACCGAAGGCTTCAAAACCCTCAACGAAGGCGAAAAAGTAGAGTTTGAAATCGTCGACGGCGCTCGCGGCCCGCAAGCCTCGAATGTTCTAAAACTGTAAATGCCTGTCCGACCCGGCCCTGGCGGCCGGGTTTTTGGTTTGTGGGCGTTATGTCGCATCCGGTAACCAAGGACAATTTCAGGCGCGGCAAATATTAGACAGGAATTTTTTGCTTTCTAGGGAATAATATTAGTAAGATTTCCGGAAGGGAGATGGGGTCTGTGGCAATAACTGTACGAGGCAAAAACATCGACATCACACCACCACTGAAGGACTACGTGGAAAAACGCGTAGGCAAGATCGCCAAATACTTCGAAACCCTTGGCGAGATTACCGTAGTCCTCACCGTCGCCAAAGGCCGTCACATCGTCGAAGTGACCGTGCCTTTGAACGGCATGCTGCTTCGGGGCGAAGAATCCACCACCGACATGTACACCTCGATCGACCTTGTCATTGAAAAGCTGGAAAGACAGATTGAAAAATACAAAACCAAGCTCGCCCGCAAACTCAAAACAGGCACCTTCAAGGGCGACCCCGGCACGGCCGTGCGCGACCTCGGCGACGACGAATTCCAGGTCGTCAGGACCAAGCGCTTCGCCGTCAAACCCATGACAACCGAAGAGGCCATCATGCAGATGAACCTCATCAACCACGACTTCTACGTCTTCACCAACGCCGACACCGAAGAGGTCAACGTCATCTACCGCCGCAAAGACGGCGGCTACGGGCTCATCGAGCCGGAATTCTAAACCAGGGGCGCCGACACCCAGGGTTCGCTCTGGGTGTCGGCTTTATCCACCGAAAAAAGGGAAGGGGAGGGGAGAGGAGAACCGTGACAGTCAATCGCAAATACTTCCGCATATTTCTCATATTCCTGATCCTCTTTGGCGGCTTCCAGATATACGAAATGCTTACAATCCAGCAGCCGGTCATCTCCAAAACCATGCTCACCGGCTTCGTCATGCTCATCGCCGTCATCATCGGCAGCGCCGTCTGGTTCCTTAGAAACACAAAAAAATAAGCTGTCTGCAACCAAAGCACCCGCCCCAGGGTGCTTTTCTCTTTGCCGCCCGAAAGTTGTACTAAACCAAAGCTTGGCCGAATAATCTGCTTGTAGGAAAACCTGCCGGCAAAGCTAAACCGGCAGGCGAAAAACAAGCGGGGAGAGTGACGAAATGCCCGATAAACCCATATTCACCGGAGTCCTCCAAGTCGCCGTCGTCGTCAGCGACTGCGACGCCGCCGTCAGAACCTACGCCGACAAATACGGCATCGGCCCCTGGAAAATCTACGACTTCAACCCCGACACCGTCCAGGACATGATCCTCCACGGCCAGCGCCAAGACTACGCTATGCGGCTCGCCCTCGCCGACATCGGCGGCGTCCAGTTCGAACTCATCGAACCCAAAGACGACAAAAGCATCTACGCCCAGTTCCTCCAAGAACACGGCGAAGGACTGCACCACGTCGCCTTCGGCGTCGAAAACTACGACAACGCCATGGCCTTCTTCCGCGGCCAGGGCCACGACATCCTCCAGGGCGGCACCTGGCACGGCTTCACCTACACCTACCTCACCACCCCACGGGACCTCGCCGTCATCGCCGAAATCTACGACGTGCCCAAGGACTTCATCTGGCCCGAACCACAAGCGGTTTATCCGTAACACCTGACGGTCGTTGATAAGCCCCCATCTGCGGCGTTGCTCCTCAGAGCGCTTGCTAGCGTACATCCGAGTACGCGTCGCGGCGCGCTCTTCCGGTGCGCCTTGCATCTGGGGGCTTCTGAACGACCGCGGCAATTCATCGCTTTCTAGGAACGTCACATGCGCGCTACACAGCCCCACATCAAAAGCCCGCGGCTCCCGCCGCGGGCTTTTTTGCCTACTTCGTCCTCACAACCTTCATCCGCCGGTTGGCCAGTATCTCCGCCAGGCTTGCCTGCTCCAGCTCCCGCGCCTTCAGCGCGAACTCCTCGCGCGTAAACACGCCCTTATCGATCAAAAGCTCCACAAGCACCGCCACCGCCAGCGTATTGCGATAATCGGTATCCTTAAGATCGGCGATATGGCCGGCGATCTCCAGCACACTCAGACTCATCGGCAACCCTCCCCGGGCACAAAACATCTCTCTCCACATTCATGCCCCAAACACGCACACTCTATACATATGCGCAAACCGGCGCCGCTTGCCGCATTTTTGCTCCTGCCGGCCATGTTGCGGCATGTGAAAAACTCATCGTATGAAACGGCGCCCGGAAGGCCTTCTTCCATTTCCAGGGAACAAATTAACCAGCGAACGCACCGGATTCCGGCGCCGACGCGCACTCTGTTCGCACGGAAAATAAAAATTGGAGGATTGTAATGAAAAAGAGTCTTCTTCTTACCCTGGCATGCCTGCTCATCATCGCCGGCTCCGCCTTCGCCGCCCCCGGTCCGGTCGCAGGCGACGCCAAACTCCTCGACACCTCCTTCGACAAAGGCATCGTTATAAATCTTGACACCTTCTTTGCCGAGCATCCCCTCAAAGCGGGCGAAGCCACCAGGGGCGACACCGTCTTCAAATCGCCGCGGGTCGAGATAGCCCTCGTCACCAACCGCGGCCCCCTCATCGACCTCCACTACCACGCCACCTGCGAAGAAACCGTCTTCGTCTACAAAGGCCAGGGCGAAATGTTCATCGACGGCCGATGGATACCCGTCAAAGCCGGCGACCTCCACATCAACCCGCGCGGCGTCATCCACGCCACCCGTGTAGTCGGCGACGAAGACATGAACGTCGTCTGCTTCTTCACCGCCCCGCAGGCTAGCGGCAACGACAAAGCCTTCGTTCCCAGCCCCGGCAAATATCAGGGCAGCGGCGTCGGCGCGCCCACCCTTCTCGACACCCAGTACAAAAAGAACTTCGTCATCAGCCTCGACCAATTCTACGCCGAGCATCCCCTCAAAAAAGGCGAAGCCACCCGCGGCGACACCGTCTTCAAATCGCCCCGCGCCGAAATCGTCCTCGTCACCAACCGCGGACCGCTCATCGGCAGGCACTACCACACCTCCGCCGAAGAAATCGTCTATGTCCATAAAGGCCAGGGCGAAATGTACATCGGCGGCCAATGGATCCCCGTCAAAGGCGGCGACCTCCACATCAACCCGCGCGGCGTCTACCACGCCACCCGCGTCACCGGCGAAGACCTCAACGTATACTGCATCTTCGCCCCCCCGCAGGCCGGCGGCAACGACAAAATCTTCCTCGACAAATAACCCCATCAGGCAGCGTGCGAACAGACAACAAGGCGGCCCGGCCGGGCCGCCTTGTTTCCTTATGCTTACTTGCCGGCCAAGCCGCATATACTAACAGCGATCACGATCGCCATCCTCGGTTGGCCCATCGCCGCATATTCGATTGCCGGACCAAACGGCGTTCCCCCCTGCCCGCAGAGTTTTGACTAAACATGGATATTCTGATAAAATTTTTAAGATAGGTAATAAAGGAGATGAGACCACTTGCTTAAATTCCTCAAGAGCCTTCTCGGCGACGACAACGAGCGGGAAATAAAGCGCTTGATGAAATACGTCGATCAGATCAACGCCTTCGAGCCCGAACTGCAAAAGCTCAGCGACACCTCGCTGACCGGCAGGACCGCCCAGTTCAAAAGCCGTCTCGCGGCCGGCGAAACCCTCGACGACCTCCTGCCCGAAGCCTTTGCCGTCGTGCGCGAAGCCTCGCGGCGGGCCACCGGCATGCGCCACTTCGACGAGCAACTCCTCGGCGGCATGGTCCTCCACGCCGGCAACATCGCCGAAATGCGCACCGGCGAAGGCAAAACCCTCGTCGCCACCCTCCCCGTCTACCTCAACGCCCTCGCCGGCCAGGGCGTCCACGTCGTCACCGTCAACGACTACCTCGCCAACCGCGACAGCGAATGGATGGGCAAAGTATACCGCTTCCTCGGGCTATCCGTCGGCCTCGTCGTCCACGGCCTCGACTTCGCCGAACGCCGCGCCGCCTACGCCGCCGACATCACCTACGGCACCAACAACGAATTCGGCTTCGACTACCTCCGCGACAACATGGTCGTCCACCACGACCAGATGGTCCAGCGGCCGCTCAACTACGCCATCGTCGACGAAGTAGACTCCATCCTCGTCGACGAAGCCCGCACCCCGCTCATCATCTCCGGGCCGGGCGAAAAATCCACCGACCTCTACTACGTCCTCGCCAAAGTCGTCCCCCGCCTCAAAGAAGGCGAAGACTACACCATCGACGAAAAAGCCCACGCCGTCGCCCCGGGCGAAAGTGGCATCGCCAAAGTCGAAAAAGCCCTCGGCGTCAAAAACCTCTACGAAAACGAAAACATGCAGCTCTCCCACCACTTCAACCAGGCCCTCAAAGCCCACGCCCTCATGAAACGCGACCGCGACTACGTCGTCAAAGACGGCGAAGTCATCATCGTCGACGAATTCACCGGCCGCCTCATGTTCGGCCGCCGCTACTCCGACGGCCTCCACCAGGCCATCGAAGCCAAAGAAGGCGTCAAAATCGAGCGCGAAAGCCAGACCCTCGCCTCCATCACCTTCCAGAACTACTTCCGCATGTACAAAAAACTCGCCGGCATGACCGGCACCGCCAAAACCGAAGAAGACGAATTCCGCAAAATCTACGGCCTCGACGTCATCGTCATCCCCACCCACCGGCCGATGATCCGCGAAGACATGCCCGACGTCATCTACAAAACCAAGCGCGCCAAATACAAAGCCGTAATAAACGACATCGTCAAATGCCACGGCCAGGGCCAGCCCGCCCTCGTCGGCACCACCTCCATCGCCCAGTCCGAAGAACTCAGCGCCCTCCTCAAACGCCAGGGCGTCGAGCACAACGTCCTCAACGCCAAATACCACGAAATGGAAGCCCAGATAATCGCCCAGGCCGGGCAGCGCGGCGCCGTCACCATCGCCACCAACATGGCCGGCCGCGGCACCGACATCGTCCTCGGCGAAGGCGTCCCCCAACTCGGCGGCCTCCACATCATCGGCACCGAACGGCACGAAAGCCGCCGCATCGACAACCAGCTCCGCGGCCGCAGCGGCCGTCAGGGCGACCCCGGCTCCTCGCGCTTCTACCTCTCCCTCGAAGACGACCTCATGCGTCTCTTCGGCTCGGAAAACATCTCCTCCATCATGGACAAACTCGGCATGGAAGAAGACGAACCCATCGAACACGCCCTCATCACCCGCTCCATCGAAACCGCCCAGAAAAAAGTCGAAGCCCGCAACTTCGAAATCCGCAAACACGTCCTCGAATACGACGACGTCATGAACCAGCAGCGCGAAATCATCTACGGCCAGCGCCGCCAGATCCTCATGGGCGAAAACCTCAAAGAAAACATCTTCCACATGATCGGAAAACTCGCCGACCGCGGCATGGAACTCTACGCCAACGAAAAGGTCTATCCCGAAGAATGGGACTTCGACGGCCTTATCGAATACTGCGACAACCTCTTCACCCCCGTCGGCCACCTCAAAAAAGACCAACTGGACAAACTCAGCCGCATCGAGCTCAAAGAAGCCCTCATGGACGCCGCCGGCGCCGGCTACGAAGCGCGCGAAGCCCTCTTCGGCGCCGACAACATGCGCGAACTCGAAAAAGTCGTCATGCTCAAAGTCGTCGACAACAAATGGATGGACCACCTCGACGCCATGGACATGCTCAGGGAAGGCATCGGCCTCAGAGCCTACGGCCAGAAAAACCCCCTCATCGAATACAAAATCGAAGCCTTTGACATGTTCCAGGCCATGATCGACGCCATCCAGGAAGACATCGTCCGCTACATGTACCGCGTCAGCATCGTCACCCAGCCCGAAGACCACCTCCAGAACGCCCACGCCGCCCACGGCGGCGAAGAAGCCGCCACCCGCCAGCCTGTCCACAACAAGGACCAGATCGGTCGCAATGACCAGTGCCCCTGTGGCTCAGGGAAAAAATATAAGAAATGCTGCGGAGTAGGAAAATAAACCGTGGACTATTCCGCCTAAAAGAACAATAAACATATTGGGAGAGATAAAATTGCTGCTAGAAGATCTGCGACGGGAACTGGACCAACTGGCCGTGAGGCTGGACGAAATGAGGGCTTCTCTTTGACGTTGCCGGCAAAGAGAGTCAGATAGCCGCCCTCGAATATAAAATCGCCGCCCCCGACTTCTGGGACGACCCGGCCGCCGCCCAGAAAACAATGCAAGAACTCACCCGCCTCAAGGACAGCGTCGGCCAGTACGCCGACCTGGCGAGCCGCTACAGCGACACCGCCACCTTGTGGCAGCTCGGCATGGACGAAAACGACGAAAGCGTCTACCCCGAAGTCGTCGAAGCCCTTGCCGCCATGCGCAAAGAACTCGATCACCTCGACCTCACCCTCATGCTCGCCGGCGAATACGACGCCGCGAACGCCATCCTCACCCTCCACGCCGGCGCTGGCGGCACCGAAGCCCAGGACTGGGTCCAGATGCTCCTCCGCATGTTCGTGCGCTGGGCCGAAAAAAACAACTACAAAATCGAAACCCTCGACTTCCTCGCCGGCGACGAAGCCGGCGTCAAAAGCGCCACCCTGCTCATATCCGGCCCCAACGCCTACGGCTACCTGCGGTCCGAAAAAGGCGTCCACCGCCTCGTCCGCATCTCGCCCTTCGACGCCTCCGGGCGGCGGCACACCTCCTTTGCCGCCGTCGACGTTATGCCCGAAGTCGACGACACCATCGAAATCAGCATCAACCCCGTCGACCTTAGAATCGACACCTTCCGGGCCGGCGGCGCCGGCGGCCAGCACATCAACAAAACCGACTCCGCCGTCCGCATGACTCACATCCCCACCGGCATCGTCGCCCAGTGCCAGAGCGAGCGCTCCCAGATCCAGAACCGCGAACAATGCATGCGCCTCCTGCGCGCCAAACTCTTCGAACTTGAGCGCCAAAAACGCGAAGAAAAGAAAGAAGAAATCGGCGGCGACTACCAGGCCATCGAATGGGGCAGCCAAATCCGCTCCTACGTATTCCACCCCTACAGCCTCGTCAAAGACCACCGCACCGGCGCCGAAACCGGCAACGTCCAGGCCGTTATGGACGGCGAAATAGACGCCTTTATCGAAGCCTACCTCAAGAGCGGCGGTAAAAGCGCCGCAGAATAGGAGGCGCCCCGCCGTGAACCGGATGAAAATAATCATCATCGCCATAATCGCCCTCATCGTCGTCGGCGAGCTCGCCATGCCCTCGCTCGTCGGCGTCCTCATCGCCCGCGGCATGGGCGGCGCCACCGGCAGCGACCTCGTCACCGCCGAAGTCGCCAAACGACCGGCCCTGCTCATGTTCGACGGCCGCTTCGACAGCGTCCGCATCCACGCCTACGACTCCAAAGTCGACAAAATCGTCTTCGCCGAACTCGACGCCACCCTCAAAGACGTCGCCCTCGACATGCCTATACTGATATCCCAGCGCAAAGTCGCCGTTAAAGGCGTGCGCGACATCGACCTCACCGCCGTCATCACCCAAGAAGAGCTCAGCCGCTTCCTCAACCAGAGCGTCAAAGGCGTCAAGAACGCCAAAGTCACCATCGAAAGCGGCAAAGTCAACGTCAGCGCCAGCTTCCTCCTCGGCCAGATCGCCAGCATCGCCATCGCCCTCGAAGGCAAAGTCGTCGGCGACGGCTACCGCATCAAATTCGTCACCGACCGCTTCCTCCTCAACAACAACGCCGTCGGCAACATCGGCGGCTCAGTCCTCACCGAAATCCCCCTCGTCGACCTCAGAAAACTGCCCTTCGGCGTCAAAGCCAGGAGCGTCGTCACGGACGCCGGCCGGATAACCATCGTCGCCGACAACAAAACCCCGTAAATGCCAGCCCGGCAACCCCGCCGGGTTTTCCATTATTTACGACTAGCATGATGCAGGACATTTTAAAATCATGGCAGAATAATGTAATGTTTCGCATCTTTGCCAACTTCTGCATAAACTCTGGTTAAATCAGGAAAAATATAGTGCCGCGATGCCTGCCGCAGCCGCACACCAATCACAAACAAGGTGGGAGAACTTTGACATATTTCAGATACAACCGGGTTCTGGTCGCCCTCATCATAGCCGGCCTGTTAGCCGCCCTGGCGATCGGCTGGCAGCGGCATACCGTAGAAGTCAACAACTCCCGGGTCGAAATGGTCATGGACTACGAGGAGGTCGTCGAACTCGCCCAAATGGAAGGCGTGCCTGTGCCCGAAATGATGCGCATGCTCAAAGAAACGGGCCTCACCTCCGTCGCCATCTATGAAATGACCCTCGAAAAACTCCAGAAAAGCGGCAAACTCACCGTCGTCCCCGGCGCCGAGCTGCTCGCCCATTACCGTTCCGGCGAAATCGACAAACCGCTCTTCAAGGAAAACGGCGGCCGCATCGACCCCGCCCAGGTATACATATTCGCCGACAGGCAAAACCCCGGCGACCAAAGCTTCTTCGAAGAACTCACCGCCGACCTTGCCCGCCGCCTCGGCGCGGGCCGCGTCCACCCCCTCACCCCCCTCGACCGCCGCATGGCCATCGCCGTCGACACCAGCTTCGACAAAACCCTCAAATGGAACCTCGGCCTGCCCAGCCACGAGATGAAAGACGCCGCCGACAACGGCTTCGCCATCGTCGCCCGGCCCAGCAACTACACCAAAGTCAAGCCCGACGACATCAACGCCGTCTTCGCCCGCCTCAGCCCCTTCGCCGCCCACATCAGCGGCCTCATGTTCGTCGGCGAAGAAGCCCTCGGCTTCCCCGACCTCCTGCCGCTAACCGCCCGCCTCATCGCCGACAGCGGCTACACCCTCTACATGATCGAACACCCCGTCCAGCTCCAGTTCATCAAGCAGGAAGGACTCACCGCCATCGCCGCGGCCTCCGGCTACCGGGCCGCCCGCGTCTACGTCATCCCCAAAGACGAACAGCCCAGGATCGCCGTCGACACCGCCATCAACCGCTGGGCGCTCTCCGACCGGGAACGCAACATCAGAGTCAACCTGTTGCGCAAATTCGAACGCACCGACCCCGGTCTCAACCTCACCGAAACAAACCTCCGCTACATCGGCGGCATCAAAAAAGCCGTCGAAGCCAAAGGCTTCACCCTCGGCCGGGCCGGCGTCTATCAGCCGTATTTTCCCGTTCCCTGGCTGCTCGCCCTCGTCATCCTCGGCGCCACCGCGGCCGGCGTCCTCTTCCTTACCCTCGTCTGGCCGTTCGCCCCCCGCTGGCAATACAGCCTCCTCATCCTCATAACCCTGGCCCTCATCATCCCCGTGCTCACCGGCGGCGGCGCCCTGGTCCGCCAGGCCACCGCCCTTGCCATAGCCATACTGTTCCCCACCCTCGCCATGACCTGGCAGCTCGACCGCTGGCGGAGCCGCCCCCCCCACGAAGGCTCCTCGCTCGGCCGCATCCTCGTCGACGGCGTCGGCGGCCTCATCGTCGCCACCGCCATGTCCCTCGCCGGCGGCCTCTTCCTCGGCGCCGTCCTCGGCGACATCCGCTTCCTGCTTGAAATCGAAATCTTCCGCGGCGTCAAACTCACCCTCCTCGCGCCGCTCATCCTCATCACCCTCATCTACATCGTGCGCTACAACCCATGGGAGGGCGAGCACATCGACAGCCCGCAGGCCGTCGTCGCCCAGATCAAACGCGTCCTCGACTACCCCGTATACGTTAAAACCCTGCTCCTCTTCGCCGCCGGCGCCGGGGTAGCCTGGGTATTCATCGGCCGCTCCGGCCACACCGCCGGTGTGCCCGTCCCCGCCTTCGAAATCAAGCTCCGGGCCTTCCTCGAACAGACCATGTACGCCCGGCCGCGCGAAAAAGAATTCCTCATCGGCCACCCCGCCTTCCTCCTCGCCGTCATGGCCCTCTACCGCCAGTGGCCGCGCCTCTTCCACTACGTCCTCATCGTCGCCGCCACCGTAGGGCAGGGCTCGATGGTCGAAACCTTCGCCCACCTGCGCACCCCCATCTTCATGTCCTTCGTCAGGGGCCTGGACGGCCTGTTGGTAGGAGCCCTTATCGGCATCCTCGCCGTCGTCGCCGTGCAGCTCCTGCACTATCTCTCGTTCTTGCTGGGAAGGAGACTAACCCCTCATGAGTGAGATCGTCATCTCCGGATACTACGGATTCGGCAACGCCGGCGACGAAGCAATGCTGACAGCCATGATCGAAGCCCTGACCGACGTCGACCCCGCGGTCAGGATCACCGTCATCTCCGGCTGCCCGGCCGACACCCGCCGCCGCCACGGCGTAGCCTCCGTATTCCGGCTCAACTACCCCGAAATCATCCGCATACTGAGGAAAAGCGACCTCCTCATCAGCGGCGGCGGCAGCCTCCTTCAGGACGTCACCAGCGACCGCAGCCTCTACTACTACCTCAGTATCATGATGCTCGCCAAAAAACTCGGCAAGCCCGTCATGCTTTACGCCCAGGGCATCGGCCCCGTGCGCGGCTCCTTAGCCAAAGGCGCCATGCGCCACATCGGCAACATGGTCGACCTCATCACCGTCCGTGACGAAGGCTCGCGCCTCGAGCTCAAATCCCTCGGCGTCGGCGCCCCCCCCATCCACGTCACCGCCGACCCCGTCCTCGCCCTCCACCAGGTCGACAAAGGCATCGGCCGGGCCGTCCTCAAACAGCGCGGCCTCGAAGGCAACGCCCCCCTCATCGGCATCTCCGTCCGCGAATGGAAAGACTGGACCTACTACAAAACCACCCTCGCCGAAGCATGCGACAGACTGGTCGCCGAATGCGGCGCCAGGCTCGTCTTCCTGCCCATGCAATGGCCCGACGACATGAACATCGCCCGCCGGATCGCCGGCCGGATGAAACAGCCGGCCGCCGTTCTTGAGGAAGAATATACCACCAGCGAACTGTTATCGCTGGTCGGCAACCTGGACATGCTTATCGGTATCAGGCTCCACGCCCTCATCTTCGCCGCCGTGATGCAAGTGCCGGTCATCGGCATCTCCTACGACCCGAAGATCGACCGCTTCCTCGAAACCGTCGGCGACACCCCGGTCGGCACCCTCCAGACCCTCAACGCCGACGCCCTGCTCGCCAAAGCCCGCGACCTTTTGCCGGAAATCAGGCGTCCCAGCAAAGAACGGGCCGAGCGGATC belongs to Sporomusaceae bacterium and includes:
- a CDS encoding cold shock domain-containing protein translates to MIGKVKWFSAEKGYGFLEREDGGDVFVHFSAIQTEGFKTLNEGEKVEFEIVDGARGPQASNVLKL
- a CDS encoding VOC family protein; protein product: MPDKPIFTGVLQVAVVVSDCDAAVRTYADKYGIGPWKIYDFNPDTVQDMILHGQRQDYAMRLALADIGGVQFELIEPKDDKSIYAQFLQEHGEGLHHVAFGVENYDNAMAFFRGQGHDILQGGTWHGFTYTYLTTPRDLAVIAEIYDVPKDFIWPEPQAVYP
- the raiA gene encoding ribosome-associated translation inhibitor RaiA, with product MAITVRGKNIDITPPLKDYVEKRVGKIAKYFETLGEITVVLTVAKGRHIVEVTVPLNGMLLRGEESTTDMYTSIDLVIEKLERQIEKYKTKLARKLKTGTFKGDPGTAVRDLGDDEFQVVRTKRFAVKPMTTEEAIMQMNLINHDFYVFTNADTEEVNVIYRRKDGGYGLIEPEF
- a CDS encoding DUF2993 domain-containing protein, whose amino-acid sequence is MKIIIIAIIALIVVGELAMPSLVGVLIARGMGGATGSDLVTAEVAKRPALLMFDGRFDSVRIHAYDSKVDKIVFAELDATLKDVALDMPILISQRKVAVKGVRDIDLTAVITQEELSRFLNQSVKGVKNAKVTIESGKVNVSASFLLGQIASIAIALEGKVVGDGYRIKFVTDRFLLNNNAVGNIGGSVLTEIPLVDLRKLPFGVKARSVVTDAGRITIVADNKTP
- the csaB gene encoding polysaccharide pyruvyl transferase CsaB, with the protein product MSEIVISGYYGFGNAGDEAMLTAMIEALTDVDPAVRITVISGCPADTRRRHGVASVFRLNYPEIIRILRKSDLLISGGGSLLQDVTSDRSLYYYLSIMMLAKKLGKPVMLYAQGIGPVRGSLAKGAMRHIGNMVDLITVRDEGSRLELKSLGVGAPPIHVTADPVLALHQVDKGIGRAVLKQRGLEGNAPLIGISVREWKDWTYYKTTLAEACDRLVAECGARLVFLPMQWPDDMNIARRIAGRMKQPAAVLEEEYTTSELLSLVGNLDMLIGIRLHALIFAAVMQVPVIGISYDPKIDRFLETVGDTPVGTLQTLNADALLAKARDLLPEIRRPSKERAERIGELRQKAFRNAELAVALIENRKRG
- a CDS encoding DUF5693 family protein, producing the protein MTYFRYNRVLVALIIAGLLAALAIGWQRHTVEVNNSRVEMVMDYEEVVELAQMEGVPVPEMMRMLKETGLTSVAIYEMTLEKLQKSGKLTVVPGAELLAHYRSGEIDKPLFKENGGRIDPAQVYIFADRQNPGDQSFFEELTADLARRLGAGRVHPLTPLDRRMAIAVDTSFDKTLKWNLGLPSHEMKDAADNGFAIVARPSNYTKVKPDDINAVFARLSPFAAHISGLMFVGEEALGFPDLLPLTARLIADSGYTLYMIEHPVQLQFIKQEGLTAIAAASGYRAARVYVIPKDEQPRIAVDTAINRWALSDRERNIRVNLLRKFERTDPGLNLTETNLRYIGGIKKAVEAKGFTLGRAGVYQPYFPVPWLLALVILGATAAGVLFLTLVWPFAPRWQYSLLILITLALIIPVLTGGGALVRQATALAIAILFPTLAMTWQLDRWRSRPPHEGSSLGRILVDGVGGLIVATAMSLAGGLFLGAVLGDIRFLLEIEIFRGVKLTLLAPLILITLIYIVRYNPWEGEHIDSPQAVVAQIKRVLDYPVYVKTLLLFAAGAGVAWVFIGRSGHTAGVPVPAFEIKLRAFLEQTMYARPREKEFLIGHPAFLLAVMALYRQWPRLFHYVLIVAATVGQGSMVETFAHLRTPIFMSFVRGLDGLLVGALIGILAVVAVQLLHYLSFLLGRRLTPHE
- the secA gene encoding preprotein translocase subunit SecA; this encodes MLKFLKSLLGDDNEREIKRLMKYVDQINAFEPELQKLSDTSLTGRTAQFKSRLAAGETLDDLLPEAFAVVREASRRATGMRHFDEQLLGGMVLHAGNIAEMRTGEGKTLVATLPVYLNALAGQGVHVVTVNDYLANRDSEWMGKVYRFLGLSVGLVVHGLDFAERRAAYAADITYGTNNEFGFDYLRDNMVVHHDQMVQRPLNYAIVDEVDSILVDEARTPLIISGPGEKSTDLYYVLAKVVPRLKEGEDYTIDEKAHAVAPGESGIAKVEKALGVKNLYENENMQLSHHFNQALKAHALMKRDRDYVVKDGEVIIVDEFTGRLMFGRRYSDGLHQAIEAKEGVKIERESQTLASITFQNYFRMYKKLAGMTGTAKTEEDEFRKIYGLDVIVIPTHRPMIREDMPDVIYKTKRAKYKAVINDIVKCHGQGQPALVGTTSIAQSEELSALLKRQGVEHNVLNAKYHEMEAQIIAQAGQRGAVTIATNMAGRGTDIVLGEGVPQLGGLHIIGTERHESRRIDNQLRGRSGRQGDPGSSRFYLSLEDDLMRLFGSENISSIMDKLGMEEDEPIEHALITRSIETAQKKVEARNFEIRKHVLEYDDVMNQQREIIYGQRRQILMGENLKENIFHMIGKLADRGMELYANEKVYPEEWDFDGLIEYCDNLFTPVGHLKKDQLDKLSRIELKEALMDAAGAGYEAREALFGADNMRELEKVVMLKVVDNKWMDHLDAMDMLREGIGLRAYGQKNPLIEYKIEAFDMFQAMIDAIQEDIVRYMYRVSIVTQPEDHLQNAHAAHGGEEAATRQPVHNKDQIGRNDQCPCGSGKKYKKCCGVGK
- a CDS encoding cupin domain-containing protein; translation: MKKSLLLTLACLLIIAGSAFAAPGPVAGDAKLLDTSFDKGIVINLDTFFAEHPLKAGEATRGDTVFKSPRVEIALVTNRGPLIDLHYHATCEETVFVYKGQGEMFIDGRWIPVKAGDLHINPRGVIHATRVVGDEDMNVVCFFTAPQASGNDKAFVPSPGKYQGSGVGAPTLLDTQYKKNFVISLDQFYAEHPLKKGEATRGDTVFKSPRAEIVLVTNRGPLIGRHYHTSAEEIVYVHKGQGEMYIGGQWIPVKGGDLHINPRGVYHATRVTGEDLNVYCIFAPPQAGGNDKIFLDK
- the prfB gene encoding peptide chain release factor 2 (programmed frameshift); its protein translation is MLLEDLRRELDQLAVRLDEMRASLDVAGKESQIAALEYKIAAPDFWDDPAAAQKTMQELTRLKDSVGQYADLASRYSDTATLWQLGMDENDESVYPEVVEALAAMRKELDHLDLTLMLAGEYDAANAILTLHAGAGGTEAQDWVQMLLRMFVRWAEKNNYKIETLDFLAGDEAGVKSATLLISGPNAYGYLRSEKGVHRLVRISPFDASGRRHTSFAAVDVMPEVDDTIEISINPVDLRIDTFRAGGAGGQHINKTDSAVRMTHIPTGIVAQCQSERSQIQNREQCMRLLRAKLFELERQKREEKKEEIGGDYQAIEWGSQIRSYVFHPYSLVKDHRTGAETGNVQAVMDGEIDAFIEAYLKSGGKSAAE